A part of Ptychodera flava strain L36383 chromosome 11, AS_Pfla_20210202, whole genome shotgun sequence genomic DNA contains:
- the LOC139143618 gene encoding uncharacterized protein isoform X4 produces the protein MAFSDANFSSFTCPVCRNGFNSARELQQHLTQQHSFGEDLQIGQLEEYESDEEMTVPPEIIESQSHTFKLKTYRHPRDCDLCKQVIWSEGVQCRVCKYACHKKCELKVITTCVPPMNYELPSNEGLAKHGSLKMTQPSVQKDTMSQQKMRLPKGEESMYIQLTYITERILAMTFPANGQESHYSSNLQDITRILKNKHQDKYLVINLSEKRYDMLKLNSQVLDIGWPDRLSPPLEKLCSICKAIESWLSTDPQHVVVIHSKGGLGRLGVVLSAYIEYIRICNGNGNHSPEKFAMERFFVENLSAVTESSQMRYVKYFSGLLSGSIQINNSPLHLHCVVLHGIPNFDGKGGCRPFFKVYQAMQPIYTSGVYTLTSNMSRLAVPIKPAPPLRGDIMVICYHRNSHSSTRDVIFRCQFHTCAIAQYHLAFVKYELDDASKDSKFPDYSKVELLFSDSAASLPGIEEMQDPHIPVDYSQDFVTQLDSYASFGQDTEDTMLETTVTDSDGNMVVQHMHGPVDGSLYAKVNKKGGGDDVTETLFNGPEHDHGHVHTHVHTHGHTHGHTHHHHSAHNHGMVLDLHGSTHDSVDGVTVNDRDHNRNETQVTKHYLTEGLKSPTETIKRGVKKEGMKPNTLKEWFTRRQPNSPADYTHHTLRRNKGGAAEIQDQSTQSQHAKTPTSPPTMSSTLPHSSFPHDSRNYPRDHVYRGGLRDDENPYAEIPDYAASSPTSSMTSGPPQTSSFSSLSEVTNLTYGTSHQSPTGRSASGPDDKSPQGLTMADGQTQSSVVHTMVHHDHLAHGHQGQHGYGHNTEHPGQSGHVHTQITGQYTHHDHMVHGHPGQAGHGHEVDPHGHHVHQHPGQSGHVHTHITGQHSHHDQMVHGHPGQAGHGLEVDPHGHHVHEHTTTNITQQVNERQDHSIHGHPAHVSQSGHGPGVTQPGHGGHVHQHTSTVTGQGHDHAGPISHSQHGPGVSHPGQVGHVQQHTTVTTERQEHVVHGHPDQTSTPGHPSHVHQPSVTVTGQPARGIQVEHVHPENQPGQVTHIHQGGHVTYPAGQVQYTTEKGQYTVQGDKTTHLAGQPDQTGQSSGQPGQTSHVHKVQYTTLQDQLSPKSGHPYLMGHSHSPEVIQKPGETYHLYHDASERAPQSFHLHSRSEPIPQSAEQTQVTRVVQVHSTNNHNQPVGVIDVHHPANQSPQAQPHSHPLANQNQPPSMDRPAVTSHHPSGIQTQYQVTKYEVTEHQHQHSPGEPVSPTKQTWAQRHQQQQQQLSPPPQDTIVQPQQNPPQSLPQQTSTQNQTQVITTQHTWSTQQHMPTQPNLTVQQQKSPTEQTAVEKQPSHVPAVQQPQPAAPTQQAAAEEDPFEGLTWLQKQQKKLELRRQQEKEAQQPGAAPSTSVTKYQYTTYTDRPTYKPLLSPYSTSSQSTTYQYLTPGGQYKPLSPTSQVSTQYNSQGQPQPFTVKDQSPTGFADIDINQLEALAQSLQDESELLDQYTSAPTSPRGSSSTTTVWQSHGRPLSRQHSDRTHDRAVLSHRYGGQTRPYSPYEMDVTVKKLPPPSPRLGRNEAIKTPPPAAPDSGKTTTTTRQIHTEFHQVEEPVVRGPMHGRFFTTPSSVRPVNSSPLQTIAPSQSHPYAAAPYSVNQSPGNSNLTYLPSSSYPLTQADNRAFHPITSISYSKTSLPATASTYVVTTASQTLTSTYPATSMSHPVISPSSQHSMHSYSSHTSAFSQSSPGPANPALNVPAPQAPMSQQVPAPQPVKSYVVVDTPYTLSRKQLHSHESKFRTDSRPQVPKPDNVGGDITSSYPTSISQNTMQPRIETSFSQSNHVSSYQSQTLPVKKPSPSLMSPTPVTSSRVTDPVVAKPIPSFHEIFNIQPYSKPNYPQAVNKAPSKPAGPTAVETPTTTALTNPTYDMTVKPKSYYSSSQHTLPRPQASSSPLKPVGHREPSPYKHSQLSPDKTNLSVFSHSDMSHFSSISSSPLSAPPPPRSGYSPSLGDSANRPSVMPPARSEPAETGQKPLPKPENIVSAETPHEEPDLKGLVRDRVAGYHARLIRDELNTERGRQPGRKPAAPLRRSKSAAGYDSETSHRQYITETERVAIVQRRARSPSPEVWMRNPGGIPQYENEYWNKRDGLKSPHTVQDEDTGTTPKFPVSPGPPPKTPYANMVSTPIAFVEKFAVPMETVSDSREVYQTSTVSKDSQHEERPADVQHMFRYPDTSYVHTVDQHDAPPQTHQHKPAVTSHPGQGSAINGGPPAPHPSQDKKPNGQPPMMHQWDRPDKAREGQSYTMRELYVETQTQDKKTMAPHDSHVPALAIAEQTSLPHTHPPQQGMPPGQQHTVTRTVVQKTETHTLEKGAPHQPHLHQAPEQQGSPQYQNHPYPGVPSEQAMPHDHRMHGPGKTVVDSSQGVPPNQVRPEGPVVQTHYHIHQTMQEHRNSPVTSLPAPQAGERESPVDQPLTPLHITEDSGSLSECSESPQSSNQGYESATLPFPTSSAMMKERLELQRHQGQPVQQQQVPPNLYPTYSDRARQPGNPPANLYPTFSDRGREHTGHVTITTETTSQYRTMYDNRGRRGDQQKSPDMGRTISRGSASSGENMSGILGSSPRRVTSLGSSHGRGSLTGSDRSGSPPPVGVGNRIYPNGGVSDSGRSSPISLYNQPSLLGSQVSLPDGSEIITKHPTFVKDISSYWYKPNISRDEAIATLKDKPPGSFVVRDSNSFPGAFGLAVKVATPPPNIVQNKKGDLSNELVRHFLIEPNSRGVRLKGCTNEPIFSSLSALVYQHSITPLALPCKLLLPEVDPSGPSSTASSPRSSDVPASPSALLAQGAACNVLYLHSVEMESLTGPNAVRKAVTKVTKLEPRPRVTVVHFKVNSKGITLTDNEKKVFFRRHHPVNSVTYCGMDPENRKWPRSDDSSEADAKIFGFVARKPGSLTDNVCHLFAEHDPEQPASAIVNFVTKVMIGSTQQKK, from the exons AGGGGAGGAGTCTATGTATATACAACTCACTTACATTACAGAAAGGATTCTTG ctaTGACATTTCCAGCCAATGGCCAGGAGTCACATTACAGTAGCAACCTACAAGATATAacaagaatattgaaaaacaaacatcaggATAAATATCTGGTGATAAATTTATCAGAGAAAAGatatgacatgttaaaattgAACAGTCAG GTTTTGGATATTGGATGGCCTGATCGCCTGTCCCCACCACTAGAAAAACTGTGCAGTATTTGCAAAGCGATAGAATCGTGGCTTTCAACAGATCCACAACATGTTGTAGTTATACATTCAAAG GGTGGGCTTGGAAGGTTGGGTGTGGTTTTGTCTGCATATATAGAATACATAAGGATATGTAACGG GAATGGGAACCACTCACCAGAGAAGTTCGCCATGGAACGTTTCTTTGTTGAAAACTTGTCTGCTGTCACGGAGTCTTCCCAGATGAGATACGTGAAATACTTTTCAGGCCTTTTGTCTGGATCAATACAGATCAACAATTCACCATTGCACCTGCATTGCGTAGTTTTACATGGAATACCCAATTTTGATGGAAAAGGAG gatgtcggccatttttcaaagtttaccaAGCCATGCAACCTATTTATACCTCAGGAGTGTA taCACTAACAAGTAATATGAGTAGATTAGCTGTCCCCATCAAACCAGCTCCACCACTTAGAGGGGATATTATG GTGATATGTTACCACAGGAATTCTCATAGCAGTACTCGTGATGTGATTTTCCGTTGTCAGTTCCATACGTGTGCCATAGCACAGTATCACCTTGCGTTTGTAAAATACGAACTAGATGATGCTTCAAAAG ATTCCAAGTTTCCAGACTACTCCAAAGTGGAACTGCTGTTCTCCGATTCTGCAGCCAGTTTGCCAGGCATTGAGGAAATGCAAGATCCACACATTCCTGTGGACTATTCACAGGATTTTGTCACACAATTGGATTCCTATGCTAGCTTTGGTCAAGACACCGAGGACACAATGCTGGAAA CGACTGTCACTGACAGTGATGGCAACATGGTTGTACAGCACATGCATGGACCTGTTGATGGAAGCCTCTATGCCAAGGTCAACAAAAAGGGTGGAGGTGATGACGTCACTGAAACTCTTTTCAACGGACCGGAACACGATCACGGACACGTCCACACTCATGTCCACACACATGGACACACCCATGGACACACTCATCATCACCACTCCGCTCACAATCACGGAATGGTGCTCGATTTACACGGCAGCACACACGACTCTGTGGATGGAGTGACTGTCAACGATAGAGATCACAACAGGAATGAAACCCAGGTCACAAAACACTACCTGACAGAGGGTTTGAAGTCGCCGACCGAAACCATCAAAAGAGGCGTAAAGAAGGAAGGGATGAAGCCAAACACTCTGAAAGAGTGGTTCACACGGAGACAGCCAAACTCCCCGGCAGATTACACTCATCACACGCTGAGGAGAAATAAAGGTGGTGCTGCTGAGATACAAGACCAGAGTACGCAATCCCAACATGCCAAGACTCCAACAAGTCCTCCAACAATGAGCAGCACTCTCCCGCACTCCAGTTTCCCACATGACAGCAGGAATTATCCAAGGGATCACGTTTATCGGGGCGGCTTACGGGACGATGAAAATCCGTACGCTGAAATTCCAGACTATGCTGCATCTTCTCCGACGTCTTCCATGACCAGTGGTCCACCACAGACAAGTTCTTTTAGTTCTTTGAGTGAGGTAACCAATCTGACGTACGGAACTTCCCATCAGTCCCCAACAGGCAGGAGTGCAAGCGGGCCAGACGACAAGTCCCCACAGGGACTCACTATGGCCGATGGTCAGACTCAGTCTAGTGTTGTTCACACAATGGTTCACCACGACCACCTGGCTCATGGACACCAAGGTCAGCACGGCTACGGACATAACACTGAACATCCTGGGCAAAGTGGACACGTACACACTCAGATCACTGGTCAATATACTCATCATGATCATATGGTTCATGGGCATCCTGGACAGGCTGGACACGGCCATGAGGTTGACCCCCACGGACACCACGTCCATCAACATCCTGGGCAAAGTGGACACGTGCATACTCATATCACTGGTCAACATTCTCATCATGATCAGATGGTTCATGGGCATCCCGGACAGGCTGGACACGGCCTTGAGGTTGACCCACATGGTCATCACGTCCATGAGCACACTACCACAAATATTACTCAACAGGTGAATGAACGTCAAGATCACTCCATTCATGGACATCCAGCCCATGTGAGCCAGTCAGGACATGGTCCTGGTGTCACTCAACCCGGACACGGAGGTCATGTCCACCAGCACACCAGCACAGTTACAGGTCAAGGTCATGACCATGCAGGACCCATCAGTCACAGTCAACACGGGCCTGGTGTCAGCCATCCTGGACAAGTAGGTCATGTTCAACAACATACAACGGTGACCACCGAGCGACAGGAACACGTAGTGCATGGCCATCCTGACCAGACCAGCACACCAGGGCATCCTAGCCACGTACACCAGCCATCGGTCACTGTGACTGGACAACCAGCTCGAGGAATTCAAGTGGAACATGTGCACCCGGAAAACCAGCCAGGACAGGTGACACACATCCACCAGggtggtcatgtgacctatccTGCAGGACAGGTGCAATATACCACAGAGAAAGGTCAATATACTGTGCAAGGAGACAAGACCACACACCTAGCCGGACAACCAGATCAGACTGGCCAATCCTCTGGACAACCAGGCCAAACCTCTCATGTCCACAAAGTACAGTATACAACACTTCAAGATCAACTGTCACCGAAATCGGGTCATCCTTATCTGATGGGACACAGCCACTCACCTGAAGTTATCCAGAAACCTGGAGAGACGTACCATCTTTATCACGACGCAAGTGAGAGGGCGCCACAGTCCTTCCATCTGCATTCAAGGAGTGAGCCAATCCCACAGTCTGCAGAACAAACCCAAGTTACCAGGGTCGTTCAGGTGCATTCTACAAACAACCACAATCAGCCAGTGGGAGTTATCGATGTGCACCATCCAGCCAATCAGAGCCCTCAGGCTCAACCTCATTCTCATCCGCTGGCCAATCAGAATCAGCCACCATCGATGGATCGGCCGGCGGTCACAAGTCATCATCCTTCTGGTATACAGACCCAGTACCAGGTTACCAAGTACGAGGTTACGGAGCATCAGCACCAGCATTCTCCAGGAGAGCCAGTGTCGCCAACAAAACAAACGTGGGCACAAAGGCAccaacagcagcaacaacagtTATCACCTCCACCGCAAGATACTATAGTTCAGCCCCAGCAAAATCCACCACAGTCTCTTCCCCAGCAGACTTCGACACAGAACCAAACCCAAGTAATTACAACCCAACACACCTGGTCGACACAACAGCACATGCCAactcaaccaaatctgaccgtACAGCAGCAAAAGTCACCTACAGAGCAAACTGCTGTTGAGAAACAACCGTCACATGTGCCAGCAGTGCAGCAACCGCAACCAGCTGCACCAACTCAGCAGGCAGCAGCAGAAGAGGACCCGTTTGAGGGTTTGACGTGGCTTCAAAAACAGCAGAAGAAGTTGGAGCTCCGTCGGCAACAGGAGAAAGAAGCTCAGCAGCCTGGGGCTGCTCCCTCAACCTCTGTCACCAAGTATCAATACACCACTTATACAGACAGGCCAACGTACAAACCATTGCTTTCTCCATACAGCACCTCCTCGCAGTCAACAACATACCAGTATCTGACACCAGGAGGTCAATATAAGCCACTGTCTCCCACATCACAGGTCAGTACGCAATATAACAGCCAAGGACAGCCTCAGCCGTTTACAGTGAAAGACCAGTCTCCGACAGGATTTGCTGACATCGACATCAATCAGCTTGAGGCACTGGCGCAGTCACTGCAAGACGAGTCTGAGCTTTTGGATCAATACACAAGTGCGCCGACATCCCCAAGGGGGAGCAGTTCTACAACAACGGTATGGCAGAGCCACGGTAGGCCACTTTCCAGACAGCACTCTGACAGAACCCACGACAGGGCTGTCCTGAGTCATCGCTACGGAGGACAAACAAGGCCGTATTCACCATACGAGATGGACGTCACTGTTAAAAAACTGCCGCCTCCTAGTCCCAGGCTTGGCAGAAATGAGGCAATCAAGACCCCGCCACCGGCAGCACCAGACAGCGGAAAAACTACGACGACAACCCGTCAGATACACACTGAGTTCCACCAAGTTGAAGAGCCTGTAGTCCGTGGACCAATGCATGGCAGATTCTTTACAACACCATCATCTGTAAG GCCGGTCAATTCATCACCGCTCCAAACAATTGCTCCATCGCAATCACATCCATATGCCGCTGCTCCTTACTCGGTGAATCAATCACCGGGAAACTCTAATCTCACTTACTTGCCTTCATCCAGCTATCCTCTAACTCAAGCAGACAACAGGGCTTTCCATCCGATAACTTCAATATCATACTCCAAAACATCTCTACCAGCGACTGCATCCACGTATGTGGTAACAACAGCATCCCAAACATTAACTTCCACTTATCCAGCAACCAGCATGTCTCATCCAGTTATATCTCCATCTAGCCAACACAGCATGCATTCATATTCGTCACACACTTCTGCATTTTCGCAGTCCAGTCCGGGCCCAGCTAACCCAGCACTGAATGTACCTGCACCTCAGGCACCGATGTCACAACAAGTGCCCGCCCCCCAACCAGTGAAGAGTTACGTTGTTGTTGATACACCCTACACTCTGTCAAGAAAACAACTCCACTCTCATGAATCAAAGTTTAGGACAGATTCACGCCCTCAGGTCCCTAAACCTGATAATGTTGGAGGTGATATCACGTCAAGCTATCCAACGTCAATATCGCAAAATACAATGCAGCCGAGAATTGAAACCTCCTTTTCTCAAAGCAACCATGTATCGTCATACCAGAGCCAAACCTTGCCCGTCAAAAAACCTTCTCCATCTCTGATGAGTCCAACTCCCGTCACTTCGTCCAGAGTGACGGACCCAGTTGTAGCTAAACCGATACCATCCTTCCATGAGATATTCAACATCCAACCGTATTCCAAACCAAACTATCCTCAGGCTGTGAATAAAGCCCCTTCTAAGCCAGCTGGTCCTACAGCGGTGGAAACACCAACGACAACAGCACTGACTAATCCGACTTATGATATGACAGTGAAACCAAAATCCTACTACTCATCTTCTCAGCATACCCTCCCCAGACCACAGGCGTCTTCCTCACCTCTTAAGCCTGTCGGACACCGAGAACCATCTCCATATAAACATTCGCAACTGTCTCCAGACAAAACAAACTTGTCTGTCTTTTCTCATTCTGACATGTCTCACTTCTCTTCCATTAGTTCTTCACCTCTGTctgctcctcctcctcctcgcAGTGGCTATTCCCCCTCTCTTGGGGACAGTGCAAACAGGCCATCTGTCATGCCACCTGCTAGGTCAGAGCCAGCAGAAACTGGGCAAAAGCCGCTACCAAAACCGGAGAACATAGTGTCTGCCGAAACTCCCCATGAGGAACCGGATCTTAAAGGTCTAGTGAGAGATCGAGTGGCAG GTTACCATGCAAGATTAATACGTGATGAACTCAACACGGAGCGTGGAAGACAGCCAGGTCGCAAACCAGCGGCTCCGCTCAGACGTTCGAAGAGTGCTGCTGGTTATGACTCGGAAACCTCCCACAGGCAGTATATAACTGAGACTGAGAGGGTTGCCATTGTACAAAGAAGAGCGAGAAGTCCATCGCCTGAAGTGTGGATGAGAAACCCAGGTGGCATACCTCAATAT GAGAATGAATACTGGAACAAGCGCGATGGATTGAAATCTCCACATACAGTTCAAGATGAAGATACCGGCACAACACCCAAATTTCCGGTCAGCCCCGGACCGCCGCCAAAGACACCGTATGCAAACATGGTCTCCACGCCAATAGCGTTTGTTGAGAAATTTGCAGTGCCGATGGAAACTGTATCAG ATTCAAGGGAGGTTTACCAGACATCCACAGTGAGCAAGGATTCACAGCACGAGGAAAGACCTGCAGATGTTCAACATATGTTTCGTTATCCAGACACAAGCTACGTTCATACCGTGGACCAGCACGATGCACCGCCACAGACACACCAGCATAAACCCGCTGTGACATCACACCCCGGACAAGGTTCTGCCATCAATGGTGGGCCTCCAGCACCCCACCCTAGCCAGGACAAGAAACCCAACGGGCAGCCACCGATGATGCACCAGTGGGACAGACCAGACAAGGCCAGAGAGGGCCAAAGTTACACAATGAGAGAGCTGTACGTAGAAACTCAGACCCAAGACAAGAAGACAATGGCGCCGCATGATTCTCATGTTCCCGCGCTAGCTATCGCTGAGCAAACCTCACTGCCACACACTCACCCGCCCCAGCAAGGGATGCCACCTGGTCAGCAACACACTGTGACGAGGACTGTCGTACAGaagacagagacacacacactGGAGAAGGGAGCACCTCACCAGCCTCATCTCCATCAGGCACCTGAACAGCAAGGCTCGCCCCAATATCAGAACCACCCTTACCCAGGGGTTCCATCTGAGCAAGCAATGCCTCACGATCACCGAATGCACGGCCCAGGCAAAACTGTTGTGGATTCGTCTCAAGGAGTTCCACCCAATCAAGTCAGGCCTGAAGGGCCTGTGGTGCAAACTCATTACCATATTCACCAGACCATGCAAGAGCATAGGAACAGCCCTGTCACCTCACTACCAGCACCTCAAGCAGGTGAAAGAGAGAGCCCAGTAGACCAGCCACTCACGCCTCTCCACATCACTGAAGACTCTGGATCACTGAGCGAATGCAGTGAGAGTCCACAATCCAGCAACCAGGGGTACGAGTCAGCCACCCTCCCATTCCCAACGTCCAGTGCAATGATGAAAGAGAGGTTGGAGCTACAGAGGCATCAAGGCCAGCCAGTGCAACAACAGCAAGTGCCACCCAACCTGTACCCAACCTACAGCGACAGAGCGAGGCAGCCCGGAAACCCTCCTGCGAACCTGTACCCTACCTTCAGCGACAGAGGGAGAGAGCATACTGGGCACGTCACCATCACGACAGAAACCACTTCCCAGTACCGCACCATGTACGACAACAGAGGTCGCAGAGGTGATCAACAGAAGAGCCCTGATATGGGAAGGACAATTTCTAGAGGGAGTGCATCTAGTGGCGAGAACATGTCTGGCATTCTGGGAAGCAGTCCCAGGAGGGTAACCTCACTAGGGTCATCTCATGGAAGAGGAAGCCTTACAGGCAG TGACAGAAGTGGTTCTCCACCCCCTGTTGGTGTTGGAAACAGAATTTATCCCAATGGTGGTGTGAGTGACAGTGGCCGTAGTTCCCCCATCAGTCTCTACAACCAACCTTCTTTACTCGGCAGTCAGGTATCTTTACCTG ACGGTAGTGAAATAATTACCAAGCATCCCACTTTTGTCAAGGACATTTCATCCTATTGGTACAAGCCAAATATTTCACGAGATGAAG CCATAGCCACATTGAAAGATAAGCCACCAGGTTCATTTGTTGTCAGGGACAGCAACTCGTTCCCAGGTGCTTTTGGTCTTGCTGTCAAAGTGGCAACTCCACCGCCAAATATTGTACAGAATAAGAAAG GTGATCTGTCCAATGAACTAGTGCGACACTTCTTGATAGAGCCCAACTCCCGCGGTGTACGACTAAAGGGCTGTACAAATGAGCCAATATTTAGTAGTCTGTCAGCTTTAGTGTATCAACACTCTATTACCCCGTTAGCATTGCCATGCAAGCTACTGTTGCCTGAAGTTG ATCCATCTGGCCCAAGCAGTACAGCAAGTAGTCCCAGATCGTCAGATGTTCCAGCGTCTCCCTCGGCACTATTAGCACAAGGAGCAG CATGCAATGTTCTTTACTTGCACTCAGTGGAGATGGAATCACTTACAGGCCCCAATGCAGTACGAAAGGCAGTGACCAAAGTAACTAAACTTGAGCCAAGGCCACGAGTAACAGTCGTACACTTCAAGGTCAACTCCAAGGGAATTACGCTGACTGATAATGAGAAAAA GGTGTTCTTCCGACGTCATCATCCTGTGAACTCTGTGACGTACTGTGGTATGGATCCAGAAAACAGAAA GTGGCCGAGGTCTGATGATTCTTCTGAGGCAGATGCAAA GATCTTTGGATTTGTGGCCAGGAAACCAGGAAGCCTGACAGACAATGTGTGCCACCTGTTTGCTGAACACGACCCAGAGCAGCCAGCCTCAGCCATCGTCAACTTTGTGACAAAGGTGATGATTGGTAGCACCCAACAGAAGAAATAA